A region of the Aphelocoma coerulescens isolate FSJ_1873_10779 chromosome 1, UR_Acoe_1.0, whole genome shotgun sequence genome:
CTTAAGTACCTGGCAAACCTAACTGACAGATCACAGATTTCTCTCAAACCAAAGAAAAAGCTGTTCAGAGAATTGCTAAACAGCTTCTTTCGACATAAAGCTTATTTTATATTACTAAGAGGACTAAATTGGGTGTTTGCTCTCATCACCCCCCCAGCAGTTCACTTTTGTCCAGTGACCTACTCTTGGTACCAGTGCTAGTACTTATGAAGCCACACAATAAATCTGCTTAGAGACAAGCAATCCAGACTAATAGGCCTTTTTGTTTCCCACAAAAATGTCCCTCGGGCCCTTAGGAGGGACAAATCTTAAAATGTAGGTGCTTTTGCAGTTATATTGGTTCCTATGCAAGTTATCCTAGGCTGTTCATGGAATCCACCCTAATCACAGAAGGAATacaattctgaaaaaaacctattGTTTCTCTGTACCAAATCTAGACACCTTAATTTTCAAAAAGGATCACTCAATGATACCAATAAATTTCTTAATAAGACCTGAAAAAATCCATATTATTTTAAGAACTCCCTTAATACATACCAAACAGTTTATTACATTTGcattagaaaagcaaaatagtATGTATAATCCAGGTAATTGAGGTCATATGTATAAAAATTTATTAGACACCACAGCTTAAGTTCTCCATCAGAAAACTACATACCACTTTTGTGAAACCCCTGAActtgattttcatttttccaagcAGAAATGTTGCAAGTTGCATTTTGACCAAATACTGTGCAATGTGTTTtggctttttggaagcagcaTTGTTTCTCTGGAGATTTTGCTCTCAGCAACTGATTGTCCTTATGGCTTAAAGCAGAACACTCCTAGGTGAATAAGAAGAAGTTAGTTTTAAAACCATTTTAACAGAAATTCTCCAAAAGAAACAAGATCCAAGCATAATAAGTACCTCAAGTACCAGCTCTACCCTtctgaaatgagaaagaaatgaaGTAACATGTTTTCTCTACACAGATCTTTGGAACATGCCATCTCCAAGAACCACCTCATTTTAAGGGCTCACATGCTCTGAATGAGCAAGACTTGAATCTTTCAGCCTGCAATGtctgtgcttttttcttttcattccctGGGAGCTCTCGATTGTAGGATTTGAATGAAGCGCTTAATGCCTTCACACTTTAATCCTAGTCTAAAACCCAAATATGGTTTAGTCAGGACCGAGCAGTTCAAAGACTTCACAGTGGGAAAAGGCAGCTGCATGATATTGGCCAAGTCCCTCTAGGACAGGTTTGATACCAGACAATTGATTCCGGTAAGTACATTCACATGTAAAATCCATGTCCTGCGGGGTGACTGGGGCAGGATCTTAGATGAGTAGTTTTAGAAGTTAATGACAAAATATCCATCTGTTGTTCTTGTATGGGCACATTTGTCCTAATCTTAAGTGAACAGAGTTTACAATGTGATGTCAGTGCTCTGTAAGACACCATCAGTCTGCACTTCCCTAAAAGCAGAGAGGTGGCTTTTAGCATGTCACATCCAGAAGTGAAGTCAGGGCTGAATGGGTTTGCttaaggttttttttataaTCTGGTAGTAATGGTTAGTACTGTCTCCCTTTGAAGGACTTCCAAGACAAAGCAGACCATAAACTACTAGTTTGTAGCACCATGTGACCATAATTACTGAGAGGAGATATCTTTGCTCTCTTCTCCAAAGAAACTAGACTTGCTACTCTGGAAGAAGTAGAACTCCTTCCTGTCAGTCACAAGATTAAGAGGTTATGAGCCTTGCTAGATATGTATTGTCTtttgtaatttgtttttcaaatagGGCTTGTAATTGAAAGACTGCACCCATGCAGAAAGTTCCCCACCAAGTCAGCATGCCAGGTGTGGTCTAGGACTTGATGCTAAGTTTATAAAAATTAGCAGTAGACAATTTTTCCCCAGAAATGTCCTTCTCCACaggcacatttttaaaaacttagTAATAAATGAAGCAGCAAGAacgaaagaaacaaaaataagagaCGGACTACAATAGTCATGAGCAGCCTCACTACTAATTTTCATGCATATAGCTCAGTTTCCTCCAAGACAACCTTTACTTTTATCATAAAACATATTAATTCTATTGCCAGTTTAAGGTATTTGTCCTGTGTTTATTCAACATAGTATCTGAACTGATGCTACATCAACATCTTTATTATCACCTGATAGTCTCTCCCCTCAGGCTccccaaaaccaaataaaatggGGAACAGATGCTTTAGATGGGAAGCCTATCACTTTTTTACCACAATTTAACTCCTACCTTTGTTCTAAGCAGCTGAGATTTATTCTGAAACACGACAGTATTCACATCATTTTCTCTGCAACTGTTTTCAGCCCCTGCAGTATCCATAATGCTGTTTCCAGAAGTCTGTGTATTGTAACCACTGTCCACCTGAAATCAAAAAGCAGGACTTGGAAAATGTACCGTAATTTAACACAATTAAATCCCTCAGATACCTGATATGATTTGCATTTGATTAACAGAACTTAATCCAACAAACCAATTATGACCAGTTAGTAACAAAAGCAAATTGTAAGCATGTCTGCCAGAATTAGTCTGGATTAAGTTAAATATACTACTGCACATAGCAacacaaaaataattataattgCTATGCTAGCTCCACCGAaagaggggatggagggaagggatAAGTGTCATGATACCACCTGCATGCCATAGGAAATAAGAGAAAATAACAATTACTTCCATATTAGTATATGTATCCCACATTATGTTGAGCTCAGttttacagaaaaacaaaaaagtatttttatttttacctgaATACTACTGTTGTCACAAGGAATTGCGCTGCTTTCTGCAAGAGGTGACATGCACATGCGAGAGCTTTCAATACTGAAAGTAATGCCTGTCATAAAGCTGGCCATTGGTGTATTGCTACTGCCAATTGCTTCTTTTATCCAAGTGTTTTCCTCTGACACTTCAGCTGCATCAGCCATGTCTACagtattattttcctttaagcTTTCTATATCCTTAAATGATGACAACCTTTGATGACAACCTTCTGAGTGATCTGGTGCAATAGACACAGTTGTCACCACGAGATGTGTACCATGCGCAAAAGTATCACTGTCTTCCTGACGTAAGTTTATTCCATTATCCATTTCTGGGAACCGagcttctgctggagaagcgtTTTCCTtgtcttcctcatcctcatcaTGATTCTCAACTGCAATTGGTATTCTAATGACAGAAGTCTGATATTTGGCAGTTCCCCTACAGGCTCCAAGCCTCATAGGAGAGCAATTTTGAATTGGAGAACAACCATCTATGTAAGGACTTCTCGTACTTGGGGGTGTCATTATATTTGAGGAAGAAGGAATGTCTGGAGAACGAAAAGTAAATTTTCTTTGGtctgaaaaaaatgagcaaagttTAACTCCACCTGATATCTGATAGAAAAACTCATCATTCTCAAAGCCCTACAGTCCACTGAATAATTTATACCCAACTACAGAGTATTTCACTGACTGTTGCCTcccaacccaaccaaacaagcaacaccaaaaaccaaaccaaccaccCATACATTTTAACTACCATGATAAAGGCAAGTTTTCATCCCATTTCAGCACCGAATTTCTTTTCTATGACATGATTTGCTACATTGGAGACCTTGTATTTTCAAATGTCATGACTATACAGTATTCAAAGGGAAATGTGTGAACGCtggttctgttttttttgtGAACAAGTATCAATACACAATCTATAGGCATTTAAATTTTTGGCAGCAATGAAGTTTAAGATTGAACAAGTGAGAAAACATCTATGCAAACTCCACATATAAAAGTGTAAAATACCTTTCATCAAAATGCGTGAAAATCATGTATAAACAGGTATAATCATGTTTAAACACAGTATTAAGCCTTACCAGGTGTGGACACAGCATTAAACAGTGACATTTTCTAGAGCAATGAGGACACAAAATGTTTGTGATTTCTCACTAGTCATTTCACTTCAAATAATCTTCATGCTGGCATGATTTGAAAGCTCA
Encoded here:
- the BORA gene encoding protein aurora borealis, whose translation is MGDTEEAKMQITPETPGRVTILNPFESPSDYYTLQEQIVSSPSVFKSTKSSSTPGKFRWSIDQLALINPVEIDSEDIRRQGMYLSRARIDKETEDRRQKAIEEFFTKKLIVPSPWIEHEGKEVSQFNSTKSIDINNISPIGRQLSLQPGKSNAACQTVLSLPVDFNLEKILGEYFRTDEFADQSQENLSSSSLRRKLFLEENGNVSACLSPSLHSPCGSQPLGVLCSIELSPVRCRSPLDTSSSGQFSSSPIQGGTRAYSLGSITSPTFSEGSPAHNGSPAFSPIAFRIRKTPLSDQRKFTFRSPDIPSSSNIMTPPSTRSPYIDGCSPIQNCSPMRLGACRGTAKYQTSVIRIPIAVENHDEDEEDKENASPAEARFPEMDNGINLRQEDSDTFAHGTHLVVTTVSIAPDHSEGCHQRLSSFKDIESLKENNTVDMADAAEVSEENTWIKEAIGSSNTPMASFMTGITFSIESSRMCMSPLAESSAIPCDNSSIQVDSGYNTQTSGNSIMDTAGAENSCRENDVNTVVFQNKSQLLRTKECSALSHKDNQLLRAKSPEKQCCFQKAKTHCTVFGQNATCNISAWKNENQVQGFHKSGM